AAAACCACCAATATGTCTAACAACATTGATCTTTGGTTTCTGTGGCCTTGCCGAAACACATCCCGTTACAGTTTCAAGGCTGAGGCGTTTAATATTCATTCTATTAGGTCCTTGTGTAATCTTCTGTGAGTTATATGTCTACTACACTTTCCAATATGAAACAACAATGGCTCTAATAGACCACGGATGTCCGATGGGATATTTATCTATGCTTGGTGGCTTTGAAAAGAGTAGAAATAATTTCCAACCAATATTGGGCGGGCCGTATTGTCTGATCATGGTTTTCTACGTCGCAGGTTTTATTTTCCTCATATCACCAACGTATCCTGATGGCGTTGTCTTTGACGGGACAGTAAGATATTCATCTTTCGGAGAAATGTCACCTTTGTTTCTAGATATTACGACAATAGAAGGTTTTTCTCATTTATCAATAGCTAACGAGACGTGCGGATACAGGCGTGTTGCTGCTCTCAATACTGCATTGTTTTACACTTTGGTAAATCCCAAATTCTGGTGGTATTCTGTCAGAATTCAGCTATCTCGATTCAGAGCTTTACTAACCATGTGTACATCAATGTGTGTCAAAGTCATCTTTTCTGTATTGATTTTGCCGATTTATATCGTCATATGTGTCGCTGAACTTTTTCTGTGCATCGTCTATTATGGCATCCCAATGATCAATGCAATGTGTATAATTGTCACCGGCTATGTAGTTTGGATGATAAAATTTCTGAGAAGGAGAAGTGACAGATCAGCCAGTCTCTTCTGGGGTATATTCAACAGTTATGCATGTAAATTTGTTTTAGTCTCTATTATGacttgtttattcatttattacaTGTTCAGTTTCTGCACCATTTTCATCCTCAGTTTCGCATTCATCTCCGAAGTGCTTGTTTTCAGCTTCATCTCTGTCATCGTGTATCCCACTACTTCTTTTGGATATTTGTTCTTTGGCATTGTattcttttactatatatttaAGACTTTTCAAGGTTTAGGTAATACTTACCTAGAGCTATTAGCGGACACTGTAGAAATAAGTTATGAAATGGAAAATGACATGTACAAAAACCCGATAATAGATGGCACTTTAATTATCAACGATTCCACACCTgttgaaataacaaaaattcaGATAAGCCACAGGGTAATCAACCTTTCGACAAACCAGCGTCAAGCGATTCGGGAAGTTAATATCGACAAAAAACCAAAGCTTGTGTACAGAAAACACGTGGCTGGTATACCACGTGATCTATTTTATCTACTCGTGAAGAAATATTTTCCCGTGCATATTCAAATCACACATGCTCTCTTAAGGATCTGTCTAATCCTTGCCCTTATCTACGTAACCATCAGTATTGTAGTTGTGAAGCCATACAGTCCGACTGAAGGGATCTCTGAAATGATGCATGTTGTTTTCATTGTCGCTATTGGTGCTCTGCCAAGAGTGTTAGAAGTTGCAATGGATAACATTAATCACCACGTAAAGAAAGAAATTCATCTTCGAGAAATCAAAGCAACTGTACATGATTACTGGATTAATCAGCTCAAGGAGGATTAAAGCGATGCCTGGCTTATCGGCCAGTCTATATGGACTACGTTTCATACGTAATGACTGTAGTCAAGTTTATTTTCTCAACCACGCATATAT
The sequence above is a segment of the Mercenaria mercenaria strain notata chromosome 3, MADL_Memer_1, whole genome shotgun sequence genome. Coding sequences within it:
- the LOC123524079 gene encoding uncharacterized protein LOC123524079, giving the protein MLRSIFYLQLMMTVFQNQICCHPQKEKIDVSGNAVNVVQTEDQSLPKGTHWCKMSINRTSALYLQNNIEEYKPNFARLELRFRYVHPVVEPYILEPSTSHTEEIIQPYQWVWTYYLPTGFFSYIKWPVDFPILSFGLLEAKTLRKQFLVVEISDPNCSVTMGNLETTYSVANALRDLTNEYLLHIKKAFSYSYWCYLAEIPGVKDTLGYQFGIYLAYPVEFARYNCCRTEQSVTNETRFSIHCSKHQLKKMWQGTIIPYILGLVAFGYFPIVLFSWSANMVTIGKNGRCREFDLMSAADDDNDEKNFAENWIFLDGKPPICLTTLIFGFCGLAETHPVTVSRLRRLIFILLGPCVIFCELYVYYTFQYETTMALIDHGCPMGYLSMLGGFEKSRNNFQPILGGPYCLIMVFYVAGFIFLISPTYPDGVVFDGTVRYSSFGEMSPLFLDITTIEGFSHLSIANETCGYRRVAALNTALFYTLVNPKFWWYSVRIQLSRFRALLTMCTSMCVKVIFSVLILPIYIVICVAELFLCIVYYGIPMINAMCIIVTGYVVWMIKFLRRRSDRSASLFWGIFNSYACKFVLVSIMTCLFIYYMFSFCTIFILSFAFISEVLVFSFISVIVYPTTSFGYLFFGIVFFYYIFKTFQGLGNTYLELLADTVEISYEMENDMYKNPIIDGTLIINDSTPVEITKIQISHRVINLSTNQRQAIREVNIDKKPKLVYRKHVAGIPRDLFYLLVKKYFPVHIQITHALLRICLILALIYVTISIVVVKPYSPTEGISEMMHVVFIVAIGALPRVLEVAMDNINHHVKKEIHLREIKATVHDYWINQLKED